From a single Streptomyces liliifuscus genomic region:
- a CDS encoding sensor histidine kinase: MAVYGPVRWVPPLLYGAVLVGGLYYAAAGLSDGPGPSVWRTVGFVAAIGALFALEEAGHRRPVARVPLLLARGALIGAAVLLDASDLAQVLFVLLPFTAYFAFGRTAALALGALCLAGLLTLYVLTAPGWYRDLEHVSDLLMLSVGLVLALSMAAVAVGEQRARRELEEHAARVAELSAATERNRLARDIHDSIGHHLTAMSVQLEMASDFRALDPDAAQRALDEARRSVKLALGDVRQSVRALRGESAHPTLSAALAGLAHGGGARPVVTVEVTGDEDGLGAAELTALYRAAQEAVTNARRHARATRVTVAVLLAEDTARLVVTDDGRGFVPDAAVTGFGLVGMRERVHLVAGSVDIDSGPEAGTRLTVTVPRGKAAREDRAGMSTDERGRR; the protein is encoded by the coding sequence ATGGCGGTGTACGGGCCCGTGCGGTGGGTGCCGCCGCTGCTGTACGGCGCCGTCCTCGTGGGCGGTCTGTACTACGCGGCGGCCGGACTGAGCGACGGACCAGGCCCGTCGGTGTGGCGGACCGTCGGCTTCGTCGCCGCGATCGGCGCGCTGTTCGCGCTGGAAGAGGCGGGACACCGCCGTCCCGTGGCCCGAGTGCCGCTGCTGCTGGCGCGCGGCGCCCTGATCGGCGCGGCGGTGCTTCTCGACGCGTCGGACCTGGCCCAAGTGCTGTTCGTGCTCCTGCCGTTCACCGCCTACTTCGCCTTCGGCCGTACGGCCGCACTCGCGCTGGGCGCGCTCTGCCTGGCCGGGCTGCTCACCTTGTACGTACTGACCGCTCCCGGTTGGTACCGCGACCTGGAGCATGTGTCCGACCTGCTGATGCTCTCCGTCGGTCTCGTGCTGGCGCTCTCGATGGCCGCCGTGGCCGTCGGTGAACAGCGCGCCCGGCGCGAACTGGAGGAACATGCGGCGCGGGTCGCCGAGCTGTCCGCCGCCACCGAACGCAACCGGCTGGCCCGGGACATCCACGACAGCATCGGTCACCATCTCACCGCGATGTCAGTGCAGTTGGAGATGGCGTCGGACTTCAGGGCCCTGGACCCCGACGCGGCCCAGCGGGCGCTGGACGAGGCGAGGCGCTCGGTGAAGCTCGCGCTCGGCGACGTACGGCAGTCGGTTCGTGCACTGCGCGGTGAGTCGGCGCACCCCACGCTCTCGGCAGCGCTGGCCGGTCTGGCCCACGGCGGCGGGGCCCGGCCGGTGGTCACCGTCGAGGTGACGGGCGACGAGGACGGCCTCGGCGCGGCCGAACTGACCGCCCTGTACCGGGCTGCCCAGGAGGCGGTGACCAACGCGCGCCGCCATGCGCGGGCCACGCGGGTGACGGTGGCGGTCCTGCTGGCCGAGGACACCGCGCGCCTTGTGGTGACCGACGACGGCCGTGGGTTCGTACCGGACGCGGCCGTCACCGGGTTCGGGCTGGTCGGGATGAGGGAACGGGTGCACCTGGTGGCGGGGAGCGTGGACATCGACAGCGGCCCGGAAGCCGGAACCCGACTGACGGTGACCGTCCCGCGCGGAAAGGCTGCACGGGAAGACCGCGCGGGGATGAGCACGGACGAACGCGGGCGGAGATGA